The Budorcas taxicolor isolate Tak-1 chromosome 5, Takin1.1, whole genome shotgun sequence genome includes a window with the following:
- the NOPCHAP1 gene encoding NOP protein chaperone 1, with translation MEVRGESQSGPSCSSSSRDGSGLSVSKELLMAGSGGRGGIWDRLLINSKPNSRKNSTLQTVRIERSPLLDQVRTFLPQMAQANEKLRKEMAAAPPGHFNIENTDETLGQVIQMDVALFEMNQSHSKEEDSSEENSQDSSEESSESEDEDDSTSSEGEVTIDNIKLPYSEDGKGKIEVLDSPASENKEKQGSK, from the exons ATGGAGGTCCGCGGCGAATCCCAGTCCGGCCCAAGCTGTTCGTCGTCCTCCCGGGATGGCTCCGGGCTCTCGGTCTCCAAGGAGTTGCTGATGGCAGGGAGCGGCGGCCGCGGAG gtaTATGGGACAGGTTGCTCATCAACTCCAAGCctaattccagaaagaattctACTCTTCAAACAGTTCGGATAGAGAGGAGTCCCT TATTGGACCAAGTACGGACCTTTCTCCCACAGATGGCTCAGGCAAACGAAAAGCTAAGAAAAGAAATGGCAGCTGCACCACCTGGTCATTTCAATATTGAAAATACTGATGAGACTCTTGGACAAGTTATTCAAATG gacGTGGCCTTGTTTGAGATGAATCAGTCTCATTCAAAAGAAGAGGACAGTTCGGAAGAGAATTCACAAGACAGTTCAGAGGAAAGTTCAGAGTCTGAGGATGAAGATGACAGCACCTCTTCCGAAGGTGAAGTCACCATAGATAATATTAAGCTTCCTTATTCAGAAGACGGAAAAGGCAAGATAGAGGTTCTGGACAGTCCTGCtagtgaaaacaaagaaaaacaaggaagtaAGTGA